The following proteins are co-located in the Mycolicibacterium goodii genome:
- the ychF gene encoding redox-regulated ATPase YchF, protein MSLNLGIVGLPNVGKSTLFNALTRNDVLAANYPFATIEPNEGVVPLPDPRLDKLAEIFGSERIVPAPVTFVDIAGIVKGASEGAGLGNKFLANIRECDAICQVVRVFDDDDVVHVDGRVDAKSDIEVIETELILADMQTLEKAVPRLEKEARNNKERKPVHEAAVAAQAVLDSGKTLFSAGVDASLLRELNLLTTKPFLYVFNSDESVLTDEARKAELRELVAPADAVFLDAKIEAELLELDDESAAELLESIGQTERGLDALARAGFHTLKLQTYLTAGPKEARAWTIHQGDTAPKAAGVIHSDFEKGFIKAEVVSFDDLVAAGSMAAAKAAGKVRMEGKDYVMADGDVVEFRFNV, encoded by the coding sequence GTGAGCCTGAACCTCGGAATCGTCGGTTTGCCGAACGTCGGAAAATCGACCTTGTTCAACGCCTTGACGCGCAATGACGTGCTGGCGGCCAACTATCCCTTCGCGACCATCGAGCCGAACGAGGGTGTGGTGCCGCTGCCGGACCCGCGCCTGGACAAGCTTGCCGAGATCTTCGGCTCGGAGCGGATCGTCCCCGCACCTGTGACGTTCGTCGACATCGCGGGCATCGTGAAGGGCGCCTCCGAGGGGGCGGGCCTTGGCAACAAGTTCCTGGCCAACATCCGCGAATGTGACGCCATCTGTCAGGTGGTGCGGGTGTTCGACGACGACGACGTCGTCCACGTCGACGGCCGCGTCGACGCCAAGTCCGACATCGAGGTCATCGAGACCGAGCTGATCCTCGCGGACATGCAGACCCTGGAGAAGGCCGTACCGCGCCTGGAGAAGGAAGCGCGCAACAACAAGGAGCGCAAGCCCGTCCACGAGGCCGCCGTCGCCGCGCAGGCGGTGCTGGACAGCGGCAAGACGCTGTTCTCCGCGGGCGTCGACGCGTCGCTGCTGCGTGAGCTCAACCTGCTCACCACCAAGCCGTTTCTGTACGTCTTCAACTCCGACGAGTCCGTGCTCACCGACGAGGCCCGCAAGGCCGAGCTGCGTGAGCTCGTGGCGCCCGCCGACGCGGTGTTCCTCGACGCCAAGATCGAGGCCGAACTGCTGGAGCTCGACGACGAGTCCGCGGCCGAACTCCTTGAGTCCATCGGCCAGACGGAGCGCGGCCTCGATGCGCTCGCGCGCGCCGGCTTCCACACCCTCAAGCTGCAGACCTACCTGACCGCCGGGCCCAAGGAGGCCCGCGCCTGGACCATCCACCAGGGCGACACCGCACCCAAGGCGGCAGGCGTCATCCACTCGGACTTCGAGAAGGGCTTCATCAAGGCCGAGGTGGTGTCCTTCGACGACCTCGTCGCGGCCGGGTCCATGGCCGCCGCGAAGGCCGCGGGCAAGGTCCGCATGGAGGGCAAGGACTACGTCATGGCCGACGGTGACGTGGTCGAGTTCCGCTTCAACGTGTAG
- a CDS encoding dihydrofolate reductase family protein encodes MGMLSYSTTVSIDGYVNDADGDFQWSAPSDPVFDTHVERMAAVSTEVLGRKTYDLMRYWETEPDDGFSPAEQEFARRWRKIEKVVVSSTLTPADLVPGRDRLMPRLNLDELRRIVDGAAGTVEIFGPTTAAPAIRAGMVEEFNFFVVPKVVGGGLRALPDDLRLEVTLAEHRIFDDGVVYLRYLAH; translated from the coding sequence GTGGGCATGTTGAGCTACAGCACGACGGTGTCGATCGACGGCTATGTGAACGACGCCGACGGGGACTTCCAGTGGTCGGCCCCGAGCGACCCGGTCTTCGACACGCATGTCGAGCGGATGGCCGCGGTGTCCACCGAAGTGCTGGGACGCAAGACCTACGACCTGATGCGGTACTGGGAGACCGAACCCGACGACGGCTTCTCACCGGCCGAACAGGAGTTCGCCCGGCGCTGGCGCAAGATCGAGAAGGTGGTCGTGTCGTCGACGCTCACACCGGCTGACCTCGTGCCGGGACGTGACCGCCTCATGCCGCGGCTGAACCTCGACGAGTTGCGTCGGATCGTCGACGGTGCGGCGGGCACGGTGGAGATCTTCGGTCCGACCACGGCAGCTCCTGCGATCCGTGCGGGCATGGTCGAGGAGTTCAATTTCTTCGTCGTGCCGAAGGTGGTCGGCGGCGGTCTGCGCGCGCTGCCCGACGACCTGCGCCTCGAGGTCACCCTCGCCGAACACAGGATCTTCGACGACGGGGTCGTGTACCTGCGCTACCTGGCGCACTGA
- a CDS encoding VOC family protein, translating into MKFISTRIITADVKRLVEFYETVTGLSAVWANELFAEIPTPVGTLAIGSEQTVPLFGAGSAEAAANRSAIIEFIVDDVDAEYERLREHLADVVTEPTTMPWGNRALVFRDPEGNLVNLFTPVTEAARAKFGVSSRRE; encoded by the coding sequence ATGAAGTTCATCTCGACGCGCATCATCACCGCCGACGTCAAACGGCTCGTCGAATTCTATGAGACCGTCACCGGCCTCTCCGCGGTGTGGGCGAACGAACTGTTCGCCGAAATCCCTACGCCCGTCGGCACATTGGCGATCGGCAGTGAGCAGACGGTGCCGCTGTTCGGCGCGGGCAGCGCCGAGGCCGCGGCGAACCGCAGCGCGATCATCGAGTTCATCGTCGACGACGTCGACGCCGAGTACGAGCGGTTGCGTGAGCATCTGGCCGACGTGGTCACCGAGCCGACGACGATGCCGTGGGGCAACCGCGCGCTGGTCTTCCGCGACCCGGAGGGAAATCTCGTCAACCTGTTCACCCCGGTCACCGAGGCGGCCCGCGCCAAGTTCGGCGTAAGTAGTCGGCGTGAGTAG
- a CDS encoding alpha/beta hydrolase, giving the protein MPPRPRAGASRSSGSRRAEVPVPSDGRIWKGDRALAYREVGDPHGHVVLHNHGGPSSRLEVDLFDSAARAKGLRFIGIDRPGIGESDSQSGRTFRGWAEDLVAMADSLGAHRFAVLGWSEGGPWALAGAAYLDPDRLVHVSTIGGGSYGTFGPNWAARYLNRADAIGGSLAVHFRPGFRLMYALLGLSATRFGGSYRRAVLKSVSAADRTVLADDAVMTRFLATSRECFRQGSGGLVVDATLLYEAWPFDVRDVTRPVHFWQGTDDTLVPEVINRTVADAMPGAVWHPVEGGGHFIAVSHADEILALVADAFSQ; this is encoded by the coding sequence GTGCCGCCACGGCCCAGGGCCGGCGCATCCCGGTCTTCCGGCTCACGCCGCGCTGAGGTTCCCGTGCCCAGCGACGGACGCATCTGGAAAGGCGATCGTGCGTTGGCGTATCGCGAAGTGGGTGACCCGCACGGGCATGTCGTTCTCCACAATCACGGGGGACCGTCGAGCCGGCTGGAGGTCGACCTGTTCGACTCCGCCGCCCGAGCAAAGGGTTTGCGGTTCATCGGCATTGACCGGCCAGGTATCGGTGAGTCGGATTCTCAATCCGGCCGCACCTTCAGAGGGTGGGCCGAAGACCTTGTAGCGATGGCTGATTCTCTCGGTGCGCACCGATTCGCGGTGCTCGGCTGGTCCGAGGGCGGGCCGTGGGCACTCGCAGGGGCCGCATACCTCGACCCGGACCGTCTGGTTCACGTGAGCACCATCGGCGGTGGCAGCTACGGAACGTTCGGACCGAACTGGGCTGCGCGGTATCTGAATCGAGCGGACGCAATCGGCGGCAGCCTCGCGGTGCACTTCCGCCCCGGGTTCCGGCTCATGTACGCACTGCTCGGGCTGAGCGCCACGCGATTCGGCGGGAGTTACCGCAGAGCGGTGTTGAAGTCGGTGAGCGCGGCCGACCGTACGGTGCTGGCCGACGACGCGGTGATGACGCGGTTTCTGGCGACCAGTCGTGAGTGTTTCCGGCAGGGCTCCGGCGGACTCGTCGTCGACGCCACACTGCTCTACGAGGCGTGGCCGTTCGATGTGCGTGACGTGACGCGACCTGTCCACTTCTGGCAGGGCACCGACGACACGCTGGTGCCCGAGGTGATCAACAGGACCGTGGCGGACGCGATGCCCGGCGCGGTGTGGCACCCGGTCGAGGGTGGCGGGCATTTCATCGCCGTCAGCCACGCCGACGAGATCCTCGCGCTCGTCGCGGACGCGTTCAGTCAGTGA
- a CDS encoding nitroreductase family deazaflavin-dependent oxidoreductase codes for MPLRYVDPHKKRGRGYAIAAAFGRSSVGQFVARHVARHTDPLLFRITRGRISVSPIVKAPLVTTGAKSGGRREVQLTYFHDRDDVVLVASNFGGTRNPQWYHNLKANPECEFGGEPFTASEVTDPDEHARLYALAERVYPGYRDYRAATAQGRRIPVFRLTPR; via the coding sequence GTGCCGCTGCGCTATGTGGATCCCCACAAAAAGCGAGGCCGGGGCTACGCGATCGCGGCGGCCTTCGGTCGTTCATCGGTCGGCCAGTTCGTCGCGCGTCACGTGGCCCGTCACACCGATCCCCTGCTGTTCCGGATCACGCGCGGCCGAATCAGTGTGAGCCCGATCGTGAAAGCCCCGCTGGTGACGACGGGGGCGAAGTCCGGTGGGCGACGAGAAGTGCAGCTCACCTATTTTCATGATCGCGACGACGTGGTCCTGGTGGCGTCGAACTTCGGCGGCACCCGAAATCCGCAGTGGTATCACAATTTGAAGGCCAACCCCGAATGTGAGTTCGGCGGCGAGCCGTTCACCGCATCAGAAGTGACCGACCCCGACGAACACGCCCGCCTGTACGCGCTCGCCGAGCGGGTCTACCCGGGCTACCGCGACTACCGTGCCGCCACGGCCCAGGGCCGGCGCATCCCGGTCTTCCGGCTCACGCCGCGCTGA
- a CDS encoding sigma-70 family RNA polymerase sigma factor produces MLAVEQPTERMLELYANHVDPLRRYAFRLTSNQSRAEDVVQETFLRAWRHLQNNDGDLPLRSWLFTVARNIVIDGSRSARVRYEVSSPDTPEVPDRMGADEVNAALDRILVAEAMAQLPESHRAVLSRSFYLGWTTGTIAADLGIAEGTVKSRLHYSLKRLRLILAEMGCHARS; encoded by the coding sequence ATGTTAGCGGTCGAACAGCCCACAGAGCGGATGCTCGAGCTCTACGCCAACCACGTCGATCCGCTGCGTCGATATGCCTTCCGCCTCACCAGCAACCAGTCCCGCGCCGAAGATGTCGTGCAGGAAACGTTTCTGCGGGCGTGGCGTCATCTACAGAACAACGACGGCGACCTGCCGCTGAGGTCATGGCTGTTCACCGTCGCCCGGAACATCGTCATCGACGGCAGTCGTTCGGCGCGGGTTCGGTACGAAGTCTCATCCCCTGACACCCCGGAGGTGCCGGACCGTATGGGCGCCGATGAAGTCAACGCTGCGTTGGACCGCATCCTGGTGGCCGAGGCCATGGCCCAACTACCCGAATCGCACCGGGCCGTGCTCAGCCGCTCCTTCTACCTCGGATGGACCACCGGGACGATCGCCGCAGACCTCGGCATCGCCGAGGGCACCGTGAAATCGAGACTGCACTACTCGCTGAAGCGCCTGCGGCTCATCCTCGCCGAGATGGGCTGTCACGCACGTTCCTGA
- a CDS encoding adenylate/guanylate cyclase domain-containing protein gives MGALVAVGILGVIAIAEAVAVVVLNRRLNRSRQEIEELRRRTDTRNMLLTGSREAVKTVWQTANILRKEGFGAAVRSSIEDLADWAEVERPDLARLAPNGKVTILFSDIEGSTALNERMGDRAWVKLLGRHDRLVQRCVKAHAGHIVKSQGDGYMVAFAQPAQAVRCSVALQHALRRQSDGIKVRIGIHSGRSVLRGDDLFGRNVAMAARVAAQADGGQILVSEPVRNAVAGQEDIAFDDGQDVELKGFSGTHRLYAVA, from the coding sequence ATCGGCGCGCTGGTTGCGGTGGGAATCCTCGGCGTCATCGCGATCGCCGAGGCCGTCGCCGTTGTCGTGCTGAACCGCCGACTGAACCGCAGCCGGCAGGAGATCGAGGAACTGCGTCGTCGTACCGACACCCGCAACATGCTGCTCACCGGGAGCCGCGAGGCGGTGAAAACCGTGTGGCAGACCGCGAACATCCTCCGCAAGGAGGGGTTCGGCGCCGCGGTGCGATCCTCGATCGAGGACCTCGCGGACTGGGCCGAGGTGGAACGTCCGGACCTGGCGCGGCTCGCCCCGAACGGCAAGGTGACGATCCTGTTCTCGGACATCGAGGGGTCCACCGCGCTCAACGAGCGCATGGGCGACCGCGCGTGGGTGAAACTGTTGGGCCGGCATGACCGGCTCGTGCAGCGCTGCGTCAAGGCGCACGCCGGCCACATCGTCAAGAGCCAGGGCGACGGCTACATGGTGGCGTTCGCGCAACCGGCGCAGGCGGTGCGGTGCAGCGTCGCGCTGCAGCACGCATTGCGCCGCCAGTCCGACGGCATCAAGGTGCGCATCGGGATCCACAGCGGCCGTTCGGTACTGCGCGGTGACGATCTGTTCGGCCGCAACGTGGCCATGGCGGCGCGCGTCGCGGCGCAGGCCGACGGCGGCCAGATCCTGGTCAGCGAGCCGGTGCGGAACGCGGTCGCCGGCCAGGAGGACATCGCCTTCGACGACGGTCAGGACGTCGAGCTGAAGGGCTTCAGCGGTACGCACCGGCTCTACGCCGTGGCCTAA
- a CDS encoding aminotransferase encodes MSAERNTVGFNFLAEPELPAPQVSAAQAEQILATHYGLDAKATSLGSQQDKNFLVTRGDETVGVLKIANPAFNETELQAQDLAADLIASAEPALRIAVPLANARGEKRTAVTGLLDSAQDTAYVRLLRYLPGGALAQRGYLRPTTVAELGALAGRVTRALADFSHPGLDRILQWDLRYGAEVVSTLAPHVTDPQRRERLENAARDAWSRIAPVADGLPHQAIHMDLTDANVVVSHEPGGVVRPDGVIDFGDLTDSWTVGELAITLSSVLQHPGATPTSVLPGIRAFHAIRPLSAAEAMVLWPLLVLRTAVLNVSGAQQAAIDPDNDYVTENADGEWRMFELATSVPLDVMSAVITSDLGFDCAAAELGAVTPMVSGLHTETVTTLDLGTTSDTLDSAFVRGGWVRPDVEEELARAALADGARVVLTRFGQPRPTRAQALSQDEPTVVPTGISMWCAADITLTAPFEGEIARDGDSVTLRGNTHELTLTGVAGNPDDPATLGVATAGRRVEVALRPVGAPVAPALVTPSLAPGWLAWSTDPRPLLGLPALAAESGDADLVARRDRAFAPVQEHYYDEPPRIERGWRHFLMSTSGRCYLDMVNNVTVLGHAHPRVAETAARQLRKLNTNSRFNYASVVEFSERLASLLPEPLDTVFLVNSGSEASDLALRLAIAAAGRPDVVAMREAYHGWTYGTDAVSTSTADNPNALETRPDWVHTVESPNSFRGKYRGTEVGRYAEEAVAQIEQLAAAGRAPAAFICETVYGNAGGMALPDGYLETVYAAIRANGGYAVADEVQVGYGRLGEWFWGFQQQGVVPDIVSMAKSTGNGYPLGAVVTSREVAEAFRSQGYFFSSTGGSPLSCAIGMTVLDVLGEERLQENASRVGAHLKSRLLALADKHPIIGTVHGVGLYLGVEMIRDLDTLEPATEETALICDRMLELGVIIQPTGDHQNILKTKPPLCIDTESADFYVDALDRVLTEGW; translated from the coding sequence GTGAGCGCCGAACGCAACACGGTCGGGTTCAACTTCCTGGCCGAACCCGAACTGCCCGCACCCCAGGTCAGCGCGGCCCAGGCCGAGCAGATCCTGGCGACGCACTACGGCCTGGACGCCAAGGCCACCTCGCTGGGCAGCCAGCAGGACAAGAACTTCCTGGTCACCCGGGGTGACGAGACCGTCGGCGTGCTCAAGATCGCCAACCCGGCGTTCAACGAGACCGAGCTGCAGGCCCAGGACCTGGCCGCCGACCTCATCGCCTCGGCCGAACCGGCACTGCGGATCGCGGTGCCACTGGCGAACGCGCGCGGCGAGAAGCGCACGGCGGTAACCGGATTGCTCGACAGCGCACAGGACACCGCCTACGTGCGCCTGCTGCGGTACCTGCCCGGCGGCGCGCTGGCCCAGCGCGGGTACCTGCGCCCGACGACGGTCGCCGAACTGGGCGCCCTGGCCGGCCGGGTGACGCGGGCCCTTGCCGACTTCAGCCACCCCGGGCTGGACCGGATCCTGCAGTGGGACCTGCGGTACGGCGCCGAGGTGGTCTCGACCCTGGCCCCCCACGTCACCGATCCGCAGCGCCGCGAACGACTCGAAAACGCCGCGCGCGACGCGTGGTCGCGGATCGCGCCCGTCGCGGACGGCCTGCCGCACCAGGCCATCCACATGGACCTCACCGACGCCAACGTCGTGGTGTCCCATGAGCCCGGTGGCGTCGTCCGCCCTGACGGCGTCATCGACTTCGGCGACCTCACCGACAGCTGGACCGTCGGCGAGCTGGCCATCACGCTGTCGTCGGTCCTGCAGCACCCGGGCGCCACGCCCACCTCGGTGTTGCCGGGCATCCGCGCGTTCCACGCCATCCGCCCGCTCTCGGCGGCGGAGGCAATGGTGTTGTGGCCCTTGCTGGTTCTGCGCACCGCGGTGCTCAACGTCAGCGGTGCACAGCAGGCCGCCATCGACCCGGACAACGACTACGTCACCGAGAACGCCGACGGCGAGTGGCGGATGTTCGAGCTGGCCACCTCGGTGCCCCTCGACGTGATGTCGGCGGTGATCACCTCTGACCTCGGTTTCGACTGTGCGGCAGCAGAACTGGGCGCCGTGACGCCGATGGTCAGCGGGCTTCACACCGAAACGGTCACCACCCTCGACCTCGGGACGACCTCGGACACCTTGGATTCGGCGTTCGTGCGCGGCGGTTGGGTGCGTCCCGACGTCGAGGAGGAACTCGCCCGCGCAGCTCTTGCCGACGGGGCGCGCGTGGTGCTCACCCGGTTCGGCCAGCCGCGGCCCACCCGGGCGCAGGCACTCAGCCAGGACGAACCGACCGTCGTGCCGACCGGCATCAGCATGTGGTGCGCCGCAGACATCACGTTGACCGCGCCGTTCGAGGGTGAGATCGCCCGCGACGGGGATTCGGTGACGTTGCGCGGCAATACCCATGAGCTGACACTCACCGGCGTCGCCGGCAACCCCGACGACCCCGCGACGCTCGGTGTGGCCACGGCCGGCCGTCGTGTCGAGGTGGCGCTGCGGCCAGTCGGGGCGCCTGTGGCGCCCGCACTGGTGACGCCGAGCCTGGCTCCCGGCTGGCTGGCATGGAGCACCGATCCGCGTCCGCTGCTCGGATTGCCCGCTCTGGCCGCGGAATCCGGCGACGCCGATCTGGTGGCGCGCCGCGACCGCGCGTTCGCACCCGTGCAGGAGCACTACTACGACGAACCGCCCCGCATCGAACGCGGCTGGCGACACTTCCTGATGTCGACCAGCGGGCGCTGCTACCTCGACATGGTCAACAACGTGACCGTGCTGGGCCATGCGCATCCGCGGGTCGCCGAAACCGCGGCGCGTCAGCTCAGGAAACTGAACACGAACTCGCGGTTCAACTACGCATCCGTCGTCGAGTTCAGCGAGCGGCTCGCGTCGCTGCTCCCGGAGCCGTTGGACACCGTGTTCCTGGTGAATTCCGGTTCGGAGGCAAGTGATCTCGCGTTGCGGTTGGCGATCGCCGCGGCGGGCCGCCCCGACGTGGTGGCCATGCGTGAGGCGTACCACGGCTGGACCTACGGCACCGACGCGGTGTCCACGTCAACCGCCGACAACCCCAATGCCCTTGAGACCCGCCCGGATTGGGTGCACACCGTCGAATCCCCCAACAGCTTCCGCGGCAAGTACCGCGGCACCGAGGTCGGCCGGTATGCCGAAGAGGCCGTCGCCCAGATCGAGCAACTCGCGGCCGCCGGTCGCGCCCCGGCGGCGTTCATCTGCGAGACGGTCTACGGCAACGCCGGCGGCATGGCGCTGCCCGACGGTTACCTGGAGACGGTGTACGCGGCCATCCGCGCCAACGGCGGCTATGCCGTCGCCGACGAGGTCCAGGTGGGTTACGGCCGCCTCGGCGAATGGTTCTGGGGTTTCCAGCAGCAGGGCGTGGTGCCCGACATCGTGTCGATGGCGAAGTCGACCGGCAACGGCTATCCGCTCGGCGCCGTGGTCACCAGCCGCGAGGTCGCCGAGGCATTCCGTAGTCAGGGCTACTTCTTCTCGTCGACCGGCGGCAGCCCGCTGTCGTGTGCGATCGGCATGACCGTGCTCGATGTCCTCGGCGAGGAACGCCTGCAGGAGAACGCCTCCCGCGTCGGCGCGCACCTGAAGTCACGGCTGCTGGCGCTGGCCGACAAGCACCCGATCATCGGCACCGTGCACGGCGTTGGCCTCTACCTCGGGGTCGAGATGATCCGCGACCTCGACACCCTCGAGCCCGCCACCGAGGAGACCGCGCTGATCTGCGATCGCATGCTCGAACTCGGCGTGATCATCCAACCCACCGGCGACCACCAGAACATCCTGAAGACCAAGCCGCCGCTGTGCATCGACACCGAGTCGGCCGACTTCTACGTCGACGCACTCGATCGCGTGCTCACCGAGGGCTGGTAG
- a CDS encoding alpha/beta fold hydrolase, which produces MSTAQPEPRPVAFRGVDDLTLVGDEWNSDSERAADRPTIALLHGGGQNRHSWKNTGQVLADQGLHVIALDARGHGDSDRSPSANYSVDAMCGDVLQVLYQIGRPVALIGASMGGLTGILAAHEAGPERVTKLVLVDVVPRFEKSGSARIRDFMATNIDGFDTLEEAADAVAAYLPHRTKPRSPEGLKKNLRQRDGRWYWHWDPAFLSKPQDDPFARVDRLEQAAMNLTIPILLVRGKLSDVVSPEGVTDFLEKVPAAEFVELTDAGHTAAGDDNDAFTQAVVEFVNR; this is translated from the coding sequence GTGAGCACTGCACAACCCGAACCGCGGCCCGTTGCGTTCCGCGGCGTCGACGATCTGACCCTGGTCGGCGACGAGTGGAACAGCGACTCCGAACGGGCCGCCGACCGGCCCACCATCGCGTTGCTGCACGGCGGCGGGCAGAACCGGCACTCGTGGAAGAACACCGGCCAGGTCCTGGCGGATCAGGGTCTGCACGTGATCGCACTCGACGCGCGCGGCCACGGCGACAGCGACCGCTCACCCAGCGCGAACTACTCGGTCGACGCGATGTGCGGCGACGTGCTGCAGGTGCTGTATCAGATCGGCCGCCCGGTGGCGCTGATCGGCGCCAGCATGGGTGGACTGACGGGCATCCTCGCGGCGCACGAGGCAGGCCCCGAGCGGGTGACCAAACTGGTGCTCGTCGATGTGGTGCCCAGGTTCGAGAAGTCCGGCAGCGCGCGGATCCGCGACTTCATGGCAACCAACATCGACGGTTTCGACACCCTCGAGGAGGCCGCCGACGCCGTCGCGGCCTACCTGCCGCACCGGACGAAACCCCGCAGTCCCGAGGGCCTGAAGAAGAACCTGCGGCAACGCGACGGCCGCTGGTACTGGCACTGGGATCCGGCGTTTCTGAGCAAGCCGCAGGACGACCCGTTCGCGCGGGTCGATCGGCTCGAACAGGCCGCGATGAACCTCACCATCCCGATCCTCCTGGTCCGTGGGAAGCTTTCCGACGTGGTCAGTCCAGAAGGTGTCACAGATTTCCTGGAGAAGGTGCCCGCCGCGGAGTTCGTCGAACTCACCGACGCCGGGCACACCGCTGCCGGTGACGACAACGATGCGTTCACCCAGGCCGTCGTGGAGTTCGTGAACAGGTGA
- a CDS encoding alpha/beta fold hydrolase, whose protein sequence is MTDTGDVAGPRRLEVAAPAVQLGALVWGPDDGPVALCLHGFPDTAHGWRHVAPRLAAAGWKVVAPFMRGYAPSSLPTDGSYHVGALMDDALRVLDAAGRTGRDVLIGHDWGAIAGAGLAALPDNPFHKSVLMSVPPLASFRPLGRVADGARLAAQLPRQLLRSWYILFFQLPFLPERSASWVVPRLWRLWSPGLDAAEDISHVDAAIGAPHRWRAALGYYRAMVRQTRPPAPYAPLHRHWLSPPRVPVLYLHGADDGCAAPGYAHWVANVLPDGSRIGIVERAGHFLQLEQPDDIANRIVDFIGPAGGE, encoded by the coding sequence GTGACCGACACCGGTGATGTCGCCGGGCCCCGCCGGCTGGAGGTCGCCGCACCCGCGGTGCAACTGGGGGCCCTGGTCTGGGGTCCCGACGACGGTCCGGTCGCGTTGTGCCTGCACGGGTTTCCCGACACCGCGCACGGCTGGCGCCACGTCGCCCCGAGGCTGGCCGCGGCGGGCTGGAAGGTGGTGGCGCCGTTTATGCGTGGCTACGCGCCGTCGTCGCTGCCCACCGACGGCAGCTACCACGTCGGCGCCCTGATGGACGACGCGCTGCGGGTTCTCGACGCGGCCGGGCGCACCGGCCGGGATGTGCTCATCGGGCACGACTGGGGCGCGATCGCCGGGGCGGGCCTGGCGGCGTTGCCGGACAACCCGTTCCACAAGAGCGTGCTCATGTCCGTGCCGCCGTTGGCCTCGTTCCGGCCGCTGGGCCGCGTGGCCGACGGCGCTCGGCTGGCCGCGCAGCTACCGCGTCAGCTGTTGCGCAGCTGGTACATCCTTTTCTTCCAATTGCCTTTCCTGCCAGAACGATCCGCATCGTGGGTGGTGCCGCGGCTGTGGCGGCTGTGGTCACCCGGGTTAGACGCCGCCGAGGACATCAGCCACGTCGACGCCGCGATCGGGGCCCCGCACCGGTGGCGCGCGGCCCTCGGTTACTACCGGGCCATGGTTCGCCAGACCCGGCCGCCGGCTCCCTACGCGCCGCTGCACCGGCACTGGCTGTCCCCGCCGCGGGTGCCCGTGCTGTATCTGCACGGCGCCGACGACGGCTGCGCCGCACCCGGTTACGCGCACTGGGTGGCCAATGTACTCCCGGACGGCAGCCGGATCGGCATCGTCGAGCGCGCGGGGCACTTCCTGCAACTCGAACAGCCCGACGACATCGCGAACCGGATCGTCGACTTCATCGGCCCCGCCGGGGGAGAGTGA
- a CDS encoding TetR/AcrR family transcriptional regulator → MDQQVQKLTSKGAATRRRIIEGAAAEIRSRGVAQTTLDDIRARTGTSKSQLFHYFPDGKDQLLLAVAEHEAALVLDDQQPHLGDLTSWPAWQRWRDAVVDRYRRQGQNCPLSTLMSELGRSTPGAQAVSKALLHQWHGEITAGIRNMQGRAEIAADLEAERVAAALLAGIQGGVNVMLVTGDLTYLEAALDSGIAALRRSQPPSAAIPEPNRST, encoded by the coding sequence ATGGACCAGCAAGTCCAAAAGCTCACTTCCAAGGGTGCGGCGACCAGGCGGCGCATCATCGAGGGGGCCGCGGCCGAGATCCGCAGCCGCGGCGTCGCGCAGACCACGCTCGACGACATCCGCGCCCGCACCGGGACGTCCAAGAGCCAACTGTTCCACTACTTCCCCGACGGCAAGGATCAGCTGCTGCTCGCGGTGGCCGAGCACGAGGCAGCGCTCGTTCTCGACGACCAGCAGCCTCATCTCGGTGACCTGACGTCGTGGCCGGCGTGGCAACGTTGGCGCGACGCCGTCGTCGACCGGTACCGGCGCCAGGGCCAGAACTGCCCGCTCAGCACGTTGATGTCGGAGCTGGGCCGCAGCACCCCCGGCGCGCAGGCCGTCTCGAAAGCCCTCCTGCACCAGTGGCACGGCGAGATCACCGCGGGTATCCGGAACATGCAGGGCCGGGCCGAGATCGCCGCCGATCTGGAGGCCGAGCGGGTGGCCGCCGCGCTGCTGGCCGGCATCCAGGGCGGCGTGAACGTCATGCTGGTGACCGGCGACCTCACCTATCTGGAGGCGGCGCTGGACTCCGGTATCGCTGCACTGCGACGGAGTCAACCGCCCAGCGCGGCGATACCGGAGCCCAACCGCTCGACGTAG